The Argentina anserina chromosome 5, drPotAnse1.1, whole genome shotgun sequence genome includes the window aaacgcATAAACAGGTCACGGTTTAAATCATTTGACATATGCCCTATTGTATTTATGTTATCCCAGGTCCATCTGACGGCCGTCCTTCCAATGATGACCACTTGATCCCAGAAAAGGGTTGTATACACCTGTCCCACACAACAGTCTCTCCAATACAAAGGCTCTAAATCATCTTCTTAAGCATATAGTGTTGCATCTAACTTTTTATGTGATCAACAAGAGATGATGAATGCTAACAGTAATTGTGAGCAGCAgtgcaaaatgttgaagttGGTGTGATACGACATAATATTGAAGATATCAAAATATAGGATTCTACCAAGTCCTGCAGAGACAATACTTTTTGATACACCTATACAAGTACGGGAACACAAGTTTTTGCCTCGTTTTACTTGTCAAGGGAGTCTACCCTGTGCAGTCTAGGAATCTAAATGAGAATGCAAGGTGCCTTACAGTGGATTGTTTCGTCTGCCCTACCATCCCACATTCCTGAGTTCAGATGTTGCTTCTTGAAGTTTCTTCCTAAACGAGGTAAATGTGCTATGAGTACTATCCCAACGAAAAGACGTGGTTCGCTTTGCTAGATCTGATCTGAGAGGTGATTGGGAAATTGGATCTGTTGATGGAGTGTCTTCATATTCTgcaattgaaagaaaaacatataaaacACACACCAAATTACTGAAAATCCTTCAAAGTTATGGTGATCGATTATTGGTGTACTGAAGTGTCAAATTTGTATAAAAAAATGACCAATGGCCGACCCAATAACATAGCAATAACTAACTACAACTGCAGCATGAGAGATGAAATACTGAAATACTTCTTTCCTACCCAGTTTTCTCAGAACTAATGCCCCTACCCCTTTTTTCTCATTCTGAAATCCGAAAATTTGACAAAATTTTCAAAGAGcgatttaataaaaaaaaaattcaggcGAAACTGACCACAAAGGTTTCCATGACTAAAGATAACAAAATTTATCATTCCTAGAGTATTATTAATTCTATAGCAACATATTAGTTGCTGATGGAAAGACAAGATCTAAAAGGACACACAATCTTATTGAAAAGTGGCTTGGTTGTCTTTACAATGCAGAAACAATTACAGGTACCTACATCAAAACTAGCTCCAAGTTCGGGGACAACATTAAGCAAACCTCCATCCCCCATAGAATCATAAGAATGTTACCCAACTGAATAACAAAATCATGTCATATCAGATGTCATAGGTAGAGAGGATGATTACCTGAAGACATAGGGAGCTGATATTGCCTTTTCAAGAATTTAGAGGCTTCTCTATCTTTTCTGTGGCATAAAACCCGCACAAAAGTGTGGGCATTATTTAAGCGCATGTTGTTATGATCATGTGAATCTAGCCCCAATGAAATTTGTTCACTTGCAGCCATCAGCTTTTGGATGATAGTCTCAGTCTACAAAAATAATAGTGTGATATAGCTAGTTTCAGCCATTTAGATATGAGGTCATACAATTCTGATTAGAGGAGCCAAACCTGTAGTGAATATAAGTTCAATATTTGCTCAGGAAACTTTGCTTCTTGCTCCACTACTGATCGAGGAAGGCCTTCACCATCAGCTACAAAAAAATCCTGTGAAGTTGCAGTATAGCTCCATCAATATTATACTAATCAGATGTAATTATTATTATGAGCTTCACCAACCACAAGGTTACTCATATGTTGCAGATATTTGTTTATTTGCTCTGGTTCATGGATGCACGTACATATGTAGGTTAGCATTTCCATAGTAACAACCACATTTAAATCAACAGTGTCAATGATAGTTAGGAAAGAGTACAGTACCTTTAACGCAGATAGGTCATCTTCTATTAGTACAATATCTGAATCACAAAATGCACGGGAAGGTCCACCATCAAGCAAAACCCACGCAAAGCCTTCCTAAACCACATAAGGTGAAACATTAGTTCTAGCTAACGTGGAAAGCGAAAGATTAATTTCCAACAATGAGTCATACCAGTGATGCTCGACAAATGCTGAAAACAACAGCATCTCTAAGTGATTCATCAATAAAGTTGCATACATGGTCAAGTACCTACAACAATGTCCGTAAGATGAATATAATCCACTTGAAAATCTATGAAAGAAATCATGAACTCCAGTTAAGCAAGGGAGGGATGAGGGGAGGGAGGGACTTACAGTATCAATGCGTGTGAGAACACCATCTAAACGAGAAGCTTCAACGCTACCACAATATAAACAAAAGAGGAATGCATGTCTCAGATCCCAGAACACTGCTTTTGCAccttgaaattgaatttaacAAGAACGATTCAGCCAAATTAATTTTCTTCAAATTGAACAATCACAGTTAAATCCTTTTATTTAAGGAAAAGTTCAAACTAAATTTAGAAATCTCAGACATTAAATCGAGAATAATGTGTGGACCATCAAGTACTACAATAATCACATATAGAATGATGCTGGCATGATGGTAGATGTGTTCAGTAAAGCCACAATAATTGGTAACTTTGACATAACCAGATTATCAGTATAGCTATTGAACGAGCCTGTAGATAAAGCTTCACAGTGAAGTCAAGACAtgaatcagaaaaaaaaaattgcatatGAGGGGACCTCACTATTATAACCATTTTGGCCAAATCTGTACATGCTTATCAAAGAATAACAACAGAACTGATgcataaatatgtaaataaattagCTATCATTTTATGAGACGTCCCATTGACGAGTTGAAGATAATTCACAGGTGAATCTGCTCACCAGTAAAGTCACAAATTTTGCTGATGGTATTTGCTGCAGTATCCCTGATGATGTCAAAGGTGGTGTTGAAGAGCTCATCAATTTGGTCACTGCATGTTGAAGTTCCCAAAAGTTGTTTTTTGCCTGACCAAACGAAAAATAGATATAAGCATGCAAAAATGAAACAATTCAGTTCTGCTATTTTTAAGGGAAGTTGTCACCTAACTCTGATTTTCTTCAAGGAAATTTCCAATtaaacgaaaaagaaaaaggtttACTGAACTAACTGTTTCATATGATATTCTATGCATTTATAACTTCCACGACATCATAATCTATTATAAGCTTGGCCAGAGCTTCTAAAAGAATATATCCTTGCAAAGCCAAACAATAACTGAAGAGGTGAGCAACTGTCATGTAGAAAAATTGACAGGTAACACATCTGAGTAACAATATTATAATAATGCTACTAACCTCCTGTGTTATCAATGGATTGTCTGACAAGTGCCCAAGAATTTCTGATACCATCTTCTAGTATGtcaatttgtttttgaatatACTGCAACAAGAAACTATATCAGAATACTATATTCAGTGAATACTAAACATAGCACCATcaaaaagagaggaagaaaCAATGCAGCGTGCAGAATCTTAAAACAGCTACGTTCTTAAGCTGTCATAAAAAGGTTCAGCTGTCGAACTGAATATTTCTCCCAGTTAATGATCATATTGAATACATTGACTAAAACTTTTCATGTTAGATTTCTGACAGATGTAAACTGTTTTTTTAGAAGATAATATGATGCCATGATGGTACATgaggtgaaatatgacattgaCCACCAGGCTCTAAGTTCCTCCTTTTCTGTTctgacaatatatatataacaagatTGTTTCGTCAGACTACCCCATtcacaattaaagtacacatTTGTAATCTTCCTCTTTCTCTAACTATCAAAGttcatatatatgaatgaaGATTTTTGAACATGATCTTAGGCACATGATCCATTTGAAACTGCGAGCATCAGAAGAGGAGATACACTTgcggaaaaagaaaatgaattgacCATCAATACATCATTATATACACTTACTTTTAATGTGTTCATTCTGATACAGAGTTTGGGTATTGTCAGATTATTCAACTTGTCATGCACATTGCCGTCCAAAGGCATACACTCAAGGAACTTCTTTTTAAGCACTGGAATAGTCGTCTCCTTGTAGCGGGTCAATGGCGGGGCCGATGGATATAAGTATCTTTTCTCAACTGCATAGGAATGCATTATGAAGTGAGGTGCACTTCTTACAGTAATAAAAGAGATCATCCCAAGAAAGTAAAGTAAGAAGTCTTTTTAATCTCACTCCTAGATTgagcaaacaatgtaaaaggCCTCATCATGTCATCCATCTATTCAGTGCAAACTAACATTTTTATTAACATATCACATCATATCTCTAGCACTAACTTACCCACTTTGTAACGGaaatttttcaaaaataaattgtCTAGAAGCATCCTATAAACTTCTTTATTTTTGCTTGATCATACAGAAGAATTGTGTTACAAGAGAGTGATGCTGCAAAACTCTGCCCATAATCCATAAGTAATTTTTATTGGTTATGTCCATATCTGCTTTCAATCTTTTAGATCACAGGGAGCCTAATAATAAATGTATCAGGCAGATTAACAGATTCAGTAATATACAGGCTTTCACACATTGATCCGgcttaaaaagaaaaacaattaaaaagtACCAAAATATATTCCACTTGTATATAAAGCTTGAACTTATCAAGTGAAAACAGTAACAAATGTGATGTATAGTAGCAGGGTAATATACAATACCTATCTGATCGAGCAATTTCAGCAAATAGGCATCCAAGGTATGGAAGACAACAGAGACCAGAGCTTGTAAATGAGTAATATCCATAGGGAGATGGAAACCAAATAATTGATCCACTGTCTGCAaggaaattaacaaaaacaaatggtcTAAGATACATATGAGATACAAGTAGAACAGTAGTCTTCATATAAACTGTTACAAGACAACTAATACTGAAATGTAAGCATTCTTTGTTGCTTCGTCCTGTCTGATCTTCTTGTATAAAATTTCCATATAATAAAGACAATTTAATGTTCATCAGACACTTCAGGGGTGATATCTAAGCAACAGAGACATATAAAAATGCAGAGACCAACTCCCATCTATTTGTCTCTTTCGCAATTCACACATTATAAAACAAACATTCCAATCTTAAATTCTCAATTTCCTATATGTACACTCATGTTTCAGCTATCAAACATACCTCCTCAATTATTCTAAAAACTTCAACTATTGATGCTGCCTGTTTTTGCTGAGATGACAAAGGCTCCCACTTCTGCATATGCAACAAAAGTAACAAGTTACAGTACTCGGCGAGTATTGAGGCAAGTTGGACCTCTTACCAAAGCATATCCATTTATCAAGTGATTTCTAAATAGTTAAAAAAGGACCACACCTATATGGCTATATCCATATCAGTCTTGTCTAGGACTGAAAACATGAAATGATGTAACAACCAAAACCACAAAACTGGGATagactttttttcttcattcttgtGCCAAAGTCATGGCTTATCACTCAGTGCAACAAGTAACTCCTAGCCAATTATGAGGGTCGATGACACTTTCTCAGTTATCTTTTTCAGTTACTCTAGCGCACTTGCTAAGTCAGAAAGATTGGAAGGATAGAATTAGCACTTTTAATAACACAACTCAAGTCCCCTTAGAACCAACCTCGAGATCAAAAGCACGTCCAGTCCATTCCAAGATGCGTTCATGCTGAGCAATCACCCAATCAAGAATGATAGGTTTAGCAACTTCCCCAATCTGCGCCAAAAAGAGAATGCAAGGAGCTAAATATTGACTTGTCATCtacaaaaaatattaaaataatggACACAACacgatttaatattttactctaCTTAACAGAAGATATAATATTGATCACAATTGACAATCTttaaatgcatgcatgttgtGCATCGTTCAAAGTTGAAGTCTTCAGTTGTGCGGTTGTTCATTACATAGTACTCAAcaccaaactaaaccaaagcataaaagtttatttattgCTTTCAGGCTAAAAAAAATATCCCTGAAACACAGCAATTTTTTTACAAGCAATAACTAAAAAGAAGAACAGACTCCAACCCTTGTTAACCCCCCAAAGCAGAATAATCATAAAACCAGCAATAAAGTAATATCAAATGCAAGCAGAAAATAAAGCACAGATGGATAAAAGGATTGAGAAAGTAAGGAACAGGCTACAGAGTTGAAACATCAACTTCTGAGAGACCTCTGTGAAGTCTAAGCTACTAATTTGCCAATCACATTCCTTACCAAATTTGACATTATATAACATCATAGCTCTCAGATGCAATAAAAGAAACATGAATACAATAGCCATATTTGAAAGGCCATTAAATTAATGGAGTATAGCTTCATTAAACTAACCGGGTAATGGTGCAAATCTGCCCTTTTTTCTCCATAACCAGTAT containing:
- the LOC126796329 gene encoding protein unc-13 homolog isoform X4, coding for MATSGIVICSVEDQRKHRTSKLLSSLKSRKDKPNVQSLPLDKNLRLLRTIREQMQISEAMDECTRQKMMMLSPGKTRVQIDTPQIVLGLLNFTFKSDFLSEKSYTQWKNRQASILEELLCLSPNLVTQDHITLKRSLAMIRNAKEWDFMSTSGRAEVVSVIKQVASTLSSLPGRFDLQNETYYWTCGYHLNIRLYEKLLLGVFDVLDEGQVIAEADEFLMLLKLTWSTLGITQKMHDALYLWVLFQQFVGTDDALLLEYATVELQELISAKADDENVRLYINSLICSIHFNTIEIKLSLIDAVFYSLSIWCESKLQDYHLHFSQQHSHLKRVMSLVSAVGVLNFSDNGHMKLRRFNLNTEAAEILESYVKRSIEAAYRRAASDINHLSEVEKKHPLGVLADELRLIAERELNGFHRELCKWCPNSGMIAAMMLHQIYWERLKPFLDGVSSLSEDVKSVLPAADLLDHVLTQLYNTGYGEKRADLHHYPIGEVAKPIILDWVIAQHERILEWTGRAFDLEKWEPLSSQQKQAASIVEVFRIIEETVDQLFGFHLPMDITHLQALVSVVFHTLDAYLLKLLDQIVEKRYLYPSAPPLTRYKETTIPVLKKKFLECMPLDGNVHDKLNNLTIPKLCIRMNTLKYIQKQIDILEDGIRNSWALVRQSIDNTGGKKQLLGTSTCSDQIDELFNTTFDIIRDTAANTISKICDFTGAKAVFWDLRHAFLFCLYCGSVEASRLDGVLTRIDTVLDHVCNFIDESLRDAVVFSICRASLEGFAWVLLDGGPSRAFCDSDIVLIEDDLSALKDFFVADGEGLPRSVVEQEAKFPEQILNLYSLQTETIIQKLMAASEQISLGLDSHDHNNMRLNNAHTFVRVLCHRKDREASKFLKRQYQLPMSSEYEDTPSTDPISQSPLRSDLAKRTTSFRWDSTHSTFTSFRKKLQEATSELRNVGW